Part of the Candidatus Tumulicola sp. genome is shown below.
GTCAATCCCTTGCAGCGGCGCCGCTGAGGCAAGGGTTGACGCGGTCGCCGACGCCGATGTAAAATCGTCGAGAACAGGCCTCGTTAGGTGAGGCGTCGACACGCAGAAAGGCCGCTACCCGGAAAGGTCGAGAGACCCCAATGGGTGACCAGGCATCGCCGAAATAAGGCGATATCTAAGACGGCTAAGTTTTCGGGCTTTATGGCGTGTCGTGCCAAAACTCAACGCATGAGGACGCTGCCGGCCACGGGCCACAGTCGCGATTTCATGACCGTTGAGTGCGAAAAGCGCCGGCGGTCTTTTATTATATGGCGATAGCGCAACAACCGCAAACGACGTCCGCACGCCGGCCGAGCATCTGGCGCTCTGTCGCTATGTTCTTGTCGGTGATCGGACCGGGCATCATCACCGCCAACGCCGATAACGACGTCGGCGGCATCACCACATACTCGCTCGCCGGCGCGCAGTTCGGCTATACGCTGCTGTGGATCCTCATCCCAGTGACGGTCGCGCTCATCGTCGTCCAAGAGATGTGCGCGCGCATGGGCGCGGTCACCGGCAAGGGGCTCGCCGATCTCATCCGCGAGAACTTCGGCGTCAAGGTCACCTTCTGGGTGCTGTTGGTGTTCGTGCTCGGCAATCTCGGAAACACGGCGTCGGAATTCGCGGGCGTGGCCGCGGTCTCGCCCATATTCCAGCACTCGGTGCCCTGGCTCTCGGCGTACGTGCTCGTGCCGCTCGTAGCCGTCTTCGTGTTCACCGTGGTGACGCGCGGCAACTACCAGCTCGTCGAGAAGATATTCTTCCTGTTTTGCTTCGTGTATCTCTCGTACGTCATCAGCGGCTTCATCATCAAGCCGGACTGGGGCGATGTGATGCACCAGTTCATCTTCCCGCACTTCACGCCGACCAAGGCCTATCTGCTGATGGCGATCGCCGTCATCGGCACGACGATCTCACCGTGGATGCAGTTCTACATCCAGTCGGCGATCGTCGAGAAAGGCATCAAGATCCAGGATTACAAGTACTCGCGCATCGACGTCGTCACCGGCTCTACCTTTACCGACATCATCGCGTTCTTCGTCATCGTGGCCTCTGCGGCGACGATCTACGTCCACAATCAACATGCCGGCGCGAGCGCGCAGATCACCGTGACCGACGCGGGGGCGCTCGCCGCGGCGCTGGCCCCGCTTGCCGGCAAGTTCGCCTCGCTGCTCTTCGCGATCGGTCTGCTCAACGCCGCTGTCTTCGCTGCGTCGATCATCCCGCTCTCGACCGCGTACTACGTCTGCGAGGCCTTTGGCTTCGTGTCAGGTGTCGACAAGCGTTTCCGCGAGGCCCCGTTCTTCTATGGCTTGTACGGCGCGCTGCTCGCGATCGGCGCGGGAGTCGTGCTGCTGCCAGGGGCGCCCCTGCTTGGCATCATCTTCTGGTCGCAGGTGCTCAACGGCGCGCTGCTGCCGGTGGTTCTGCTTATCATGTTGCTGCTGATCAACAACCGGACGCTGATGGGCGCGTACACCAACGGGCTCCTGTTCAATATCATCGCGTGGGGCACGGTGATCATCGTGGGCGGACTCACCGTGGTCTCGACCGTGCAACTGCTTTTTCCGTCGCTCGGCGGCTAAAGCTTGCTAGCGCGCCGGCTGGCCCGCGTGCGCATGTCGGTTACCCGAGCGCGACTTGCCGACGCGCGGCAGCATCTTACGCAGCCTTTCCGGCAGCACGACGTCGAGCGCATCGTCTACTGTGACGATGCCGTGCATGTGGCCCTCGTCGTCGACGACAGGCACGGCGACGAAGTCATAACGCGCGATGACGGCGGCGACTTCCTCACGCGACGCGCTCAGCGGCACGCTCACGACATGCTCTTGGATGAGTTTGTCGGTGGGCTGCGAGGGATCGCTGCCGACCAAGTCGCGCAGCGACAAGACGCCCAGAAGATGCTCGGACTGGTCCAGCACGTACACGTAATACACCAGCTCCGCGTCCGGCGCGGCCTTGCGGATGTGTTCGAAGGTCTCCCCGACCGTCAGCCCCGGCGGTACTGAGAGGAACTCGGTCGTCATAATGCCGCCGGCGGTCGCTTCGTCGTGCGCGAGCAGCTCGCGCACGTCTTTGGCCTCATCCGGCTCCATGAGATTGAGGAGCTGGCGCTGCTTGTCGGGTTCGACCTCGGCCAACAGGTCGGCCGCGTCATCGCTGCTCATGTTCTCGATGATGTCCGCCGCGCGCTCCGGTTTCAGATCTTCAAGGATGGAGAGTTGCGTGTTGACGTCGAGCTGCTCGAACGCGTCGGCGGCGGTCTCTTCGTCGAGCGAGCTCACCAGCGACGCCTGGTCGGACGCGTTGAGTTCCTCGATGATGGCCGCCATGTCGACGGGATGGATGCGCTCGATCTTGTCGCTGGGTACGCGCAAGCGGACCGAGTCGGTGGGTCCGACGCGCGAAAGCGGCTGCACGGAATCCCAGGAGATAAGCGATCTCGGAACACCGAGGCGGGTCGAACGCTCCAGCAAATGCTTGCTGAAGCCGCTCAGTCCGAGCCGGCGCAACAAGCCGGACGCGCCGATGTCGGCGGCGATGATGCGCAACTGGTCGCCGGCCGGCGCCAACTTGACGTCGTTCACACGGACGACCTTGCGCCCGTCGACGTCGACGATCTGCTTATCGAGGAGTTCGCGGTTGAGCAGCAGCTCGTCGTCAGCCGCCACCTTGTGCTCGGCGTCGCGCGGCGGAGCATTGAGGATCACCTCTTTGTCCGTGATGGCGCGCACCGAGGAGAACTGAGCGAAACGCATGCCGCCGTCGCGGCACTTGATGTACAGCCCGGTCACCGGCGGGAATTCCTCGCGGCCGTCCACGACGACGTCGTGCACCTTGCCGATAGGCATGCTCGAGCCCTCGGTCCACAGTTTGACCGGGCGGCCGATCAGTTCGCTGACGTACGCCTCGTGCAGTTCCACCATAATGCCTCTTTAAGGCCATTGTAAGGGGAGGTGTCGGGATGCGTCAACCCACAAGACCCGCGCCCTTGGTCAGTTGATGGATTGCTCCGCGAGCAATGAGCGGCTAGAGTTCATCTAGTCCGGCCAAAGATCTTGAACGTGCATGCTCCAACCAGGCAGCAGCGCCGTCAGGTGCAGCGTATCTCCGTCCTTTAGAAGCTGTGCGTGACCAAGCTCGTGCACCGCGACGGTGCGCTGGTCCGGATCGATGAGCCAGGTGATCTGCGCGCCTAGCTCTCGAAGCAGCCCGAGTTTTTCCTCGAGCTCGCGTATCCGGTCGGATGGCGATTTGACTTCGACCGCGAGATTGG
Proteins encoded:
- a CDS encoding Nramp family divalent metal transporter — encoded protein: MAIAQQPQTTSARRPSIWRSVAMFLSVIGPGIITANADNDVGGITTYSLAGAQFGYTLLWILIPVTVALIVVQEMCARMGAVTGKGLADLIRENFGVKVTFWVLLVFVLGNLGNTASEFAGVAAVSPIFQHSVPWLSAYVLVPLVAVFVFTVVTRGNYQLVEKIFFLFCFVYLSYVISGFIIKPDWGDVMHQFIFPHFTPTKAYLLMAIAVIGTTISPWMQFYIQSAIVEKGIKIQDYKYSRIDVVTGSTFTDIIAFFVIVASAATIYVHNQHAGASAQITVTDAGALAAALAPLAGKFASLLFAIGLLNAAVFAASIIPLSTAYYVCEAFGFVSGVDKRFREAPFFYGLYGALLAIGAGVVLLPGAPLLGIIFWSQVLNGALLPVVLLIMLLLINNRTLMGAYTNGLLFNIIAWGTVIIVGGLTVVSTVQLLFPSLGG
- a CDS encoding CBS domain-containing protein, coding for MVELHEAYVSELIGRPVKLWTEGSSMPIGKVHDVVVDGREEFPPVTGLYIKCRDGGMRFAQFSSVRAITDKEVILNAPPRDAEHKVAADDELLLNRELLDKQIVDVDGRKVVRVNDVKLAPAGDQLRIIAADIGASGLLRRLGLSGFSKHLLERSTRLGVPRSLISWDSVQPLSRVGPTDSVRLRVPSDKIERIHPVDMAAIIEELNASDQASLVSSLDEETAADAFEQLDVNTQLSILEDLKPERAADIIENMSSDDAADLLAEVEPDKQRQLLNLMEPDEAKDVRELLAHDEATAGGIMTTEFLSVPPGLTVGETFEHIRKAAPDAELVYYVYVLDQSEHLLGVLSLRDLVGSDPSQPTDKLIQEHVVSVPLSASREEVAAVIARYDFVAVPVVDDEGHMHGIVTVDDALDVVLPERLRKMLPRVGKSRSGNRHAHAGQPAR